In one window of Photobacterium leiognathi DNA:
- the aceA gene encoding isocitrate lyase has translation MTLTRQQQIEAIEKDWAENPRWKHVKRTYSAEEVINLRGSFAPANTIAQLGADKLWQLVNGEAKKGYVNCLGALTGDQAVQQAKAGIEAIYLSGWQVAADNNTASTMYPDQSLYPVDSVPAVVKRINNSFRRADQIQWANGGNPEDGVDYFLPIVADAEAGFGGVLNAYELMRSMIEAGAAGVHFEDQLASVKKCGHMGGKVLVPTQEAVQKLVAARLAADVAGTTTLVIARTDANAADLLTSDCDPYDKDFIIGDRTAEGFYRVRAGIDQAIARGLAYAPYADLIWCETATPCLEEARKFAEAIHAQYPDQLLAYNCSPSFNWEKNLDAETIAKFQQELSDMGYKYQFITLAGIHNMWFNMFELAHAYAQGEGMRHYVEKVQRPEFEAAEKGYTFVAHQQEVGTGYFDTMTNTIQGGNSSVTALTGSTEEDQFK, from the coding sequence ATGACATTAACACGCCAACAACAAATTGAAGCAATTGAAAAAGACTGGGCGGAAAACCCACGTTGGAAACATGTTAAGCGTACTTATAGTGCGGAAGAAGTCATTAATCTACGCGGCTCGTTTGCTCCAGCTAATACTATTGCTCAGCTTGGTGCTGACAAGTTATGGCAATTAGTTAATGGTGAAGCGAAAAAAGGGTATGTGAATTGTTTGGGCGCACTAACAGGTGACCAGGCTGTTCAGCAAGCAAAAGCCGGTATTGAAGCGATTTATTTATCAGGCTGGCAAGTGGCGGCAGATAATAATACTGCATCGACCATGTATCCCGATCAGTCGTTGTACCCAGTAGATTCTGTGCCTGCTGTGGTGAAACGTATTAATAATTCTTTCCGCCGTGCCGATCAAATTCAATGGGCGAATGGTGGTAACCCAGAAGACGGTGTTGATTATTTCTTACCGATTGTCGCTGATGCGGAAGCGGGTTTTGGTGGCGTACTTAATGCTTATGAGCTTATGCGTAGCATGATTGAAGCAGGTGCTGCTGGTGTTCACTTTGAAGATCAGCTAGCGTCGGTGAAAAAATGTGGTCACATGGGCGGTAAGGTACTGGTTCCTACTCAAGAAGCGGTGCAAAAGTTGGTCGCTGCCCGCTTAGCGGCAGATGTGGCTGGCACAACTACACTGGTAATTGCTCGTACAGATGCAAATGCTGCGGATTTATTAACCTCTGATTGCGACCCATATGACAAAGACTTCATTATTGGTGATCGTACCGCAGAAGGTTTCTACCGTGTCCGTGCTGGTATCGATCAGGCTATTGCTCGTGGCTTAGCATACGCACCATACGCAGATTTAATCTGGTGTGAGACCGCAACTCCATGTTTAGAAGAAGCGCGCAAATTTGCTGAAGCGATCCATGCGCAATACCCAGATCAGTTACTGGCTTATAACTGTTCTCCATCGTTTAACTGGGAGAAAAACCTTGATGCTGAAACCATTGCTAAATTCCAGCAAGAGCTTTCAGACATGGGCTATAAGTACCAGTTCATCACCTTAGCGGGTATCCATAATATGTGGTTTAACATGTTTGAATTAGCACATGCTTACGCGCAAGGTGAGGGGATGCGTCATTACGTTGAGAAAGTACAACGTCCTGAATTTGAAGCGGCAGAGAAAGGCTATACCTTCGTTGCGCACCAGCAAGAAGTGGGAACGGGCTACTTCGATACCATGACTAATACGATTCAAGGCGGTAATTCTTCGGTAACAGCACTGACTGGTTCTACAGAAGAAGATCAGTTTAAGTAA
- the aceB gene encoding malate synthase A, protein MTDTAVQSNYQMKLSLQQPLTESQREILSDDALLFLERLVDRFAERIPLLLEDREQRQRQIDRGQLPDFDPETESIRHSEWKIQNIPQDLQDRRVEITGPVDRKMVINALNANVKVFMADFEDSFAPAWNEVIEGQRNLRDAVNGTIDYVNPANGKHYQLADDPAVLICRVRGLHLPEKHVLWNGKPIPGALLDFALYFYLNQKALLAKGSGPYFYLPKLQAYREAAWWSDVFSYTEDEFGLARGTIKATVLIETLPAVFEMDEILFNLKEHIVGLNCGRWDYIFSYIKTLRQYPDRILPDRQVVTMEKPFLNAYSRLLVRTCHRRGAFAMGGMAAFIPSKDPQRQAWVLNKIQTDKALEASNGHDGTWVAHPGLADTACGVFDHVLGDRKNQLDITRDNDAPITANELLAPCDGERTEEGMRHNIRVAVQYIEAWISGNGCVPIYGLMEDAATAEISRASIWQWIKHKQALSNGKVVTKALFEQMLAEEMLVLKEELGDVRFNQGRFDEAAELMAKLTTSEELENFLTLHGYEYLN, encoded by the coding sequence ATGACAGATACAGCCGTTCAATCTAACTACCAAATGAAATTATCATTACAGCAACCGCTTACAGAATCGCAGCGTGAGATTTTATCGGATGACGCATTACTTTTCTTAGAACGTTTGGTGGATCGTTTTGCCGAGCGAATTCCTTTACTACTTGAAGATCGTGAACAGCGTCAGCGTCAAATAGATAGAGGCCAATTACCGGACTTTGATCCTGAAACAGAATCTATTCGTCACAGTGAGTGGAAAATTCAAAATATCCCTCAAGATTTACAAGACCGACGCGTGGAAATTACAGGCCCTGTTGATCGCAAAATGGTGATTAATGCGCTTAATGCCAATGTAAAAGTGTTTATGGCTGACTTTGAAGATTCTTTTGCACCAGCATGGAATGAAGTGATTGAAGGACAGCGTAATTTACGAGATGCGGTTAATGGCACCATTGATTATGTTAATCCTGCGAATGGCAAACATTATCAACTAGCCGATGATCCCGCAGTCTTGATATGCCGAGTTCGAGGATTACATTTACCTGAAAAGCATGTGCTGTGGAATGGCAAACCAATCCCTGGGGCGCTATTAGACTTTGCGCTGTACTTTTACCTCAATCAAAAAGCCTTATTAGCTAAAGGCAGTGGCCCATATTTCTATTTACCCAAATTACAGGCATACCGTGAAGCGGCATGGTGGAGTGATGTATTTAGTTATACCGAAGATGAATTTGGATTAGCGCGAGGCACTATTAAAGCCACCGTGTTGATTGAAACACTACCTGCTGTTTTTGAAATGGATGAGATCCTATTTAATTTAAAAGAGCACATTGTCGGGCTTAATTGTGGTCGTTGGGATTATATCTTCAGCTATATAAAAACCTTACGCCAATATCCAGATCGCATCTTACCCGATCGCCAAGTTGTAACAATGGAAAAGCCTTTTCTTAATGCGTACTCACGCTTGTTAGTTCGTACGTGTCATCGTCGTGGTGCTTTTGCTATGGGAGGGATGGCAGCCTTTATTCCATCTAAAGATCCACAGCGCCAAGCATGGGTTTTAAATAAAATTCAAACCGATAAAGCACTTGAGGCAAGTAATGGACACGATGGTACATGGGTTGCGCACCCAGGTCTTGCTGATACCGCATGTGGGGTATTTGATCACGTACTCGGCGATCGTAAAAACCAATTAGATATCACCCGTGATAACGATGCGCCGATTACGGCAAATGAGTTATTAGCGCCTTGTGATGGCGAACGAACAGAAGAGGGAATGCGTCACAATATTCGTGTCGCGGTGCAATACATTGAAGCATGGATTTCCGGTAATGGTTGTGTGCCAATTTATGGATTAATGGAAGATGCGGCAACCGCTGAAATTTCCCGAGCCTCGATTTGGCAGTGGATCAAACATAAGCAAGCGTTATCAAACGGTAAAGTGGTTACTAAAGCGTTGTTTGAGCAAATGCTAGCTGAAGAAATGTTGGTTTTAAAAGAAGAGTTAGGTGATGTTCGCTTTAATCAAGGACGCTTTGATGAAGCGGCTGAATTGATGGCAAAGCTGACCACAAGTGAAGAGTTAGAAAACTTCTTAACCTTACATGGTTATGAATATTTAAATTAA
- the queA gene encoding tRNA preQ1(34) S-adenosylmethionine ribosyltransferase-isomerase QueA, giving the protein MQVSDFDFELPDELIARYPQPERTASRLLQMTGNTGELAHKCFKDVLDLVQPGDLLVFNNTRVIPARMFGHKASGGKIEVLVERMLDDKSILAHVRASKPPKPGNELLLGENGEFSAEMVARHDALFEIRFNSDKTVLEILDIVGHMPLPPYIDRPDEDADKERYQTVYNAKPGAVAAPTAGLHFDDKLMADLKAKGVNFAFVTLHVGAGTFQPVRVDDINDHHMHSEYVEVPEEVVAAVNETRANGGRVIAVGTTSVRSLESAAQDALKKGTEFKPFFGDTDIFIFPGYQFQLVDALITNFHLPESTLIMLVSAFAGYENTMNAYHEAVANKYRFFSYGDSMFITRKDA; this is encoded by the coding sequence ATGCAAGTTTCAGATTTTGATTTTGAACTACCAGACGAGTTAATTGCTCGTTATCCTCAACCAGAACGTACCGCGAGTCGTTTACTTCAAATGACGGGCAATACGGGTGAATTAGCGCATAAATGTTTTAAAGATGTGTTAGATCTTGTTCAACCGGGCGATTTACTTGTATTTAATAATACCCGAGTGATCCCTGCGCGTATGTTTGGGCATAAGGCGTCGGGTGGCAAAATTGAAGTGCTAGTTGAACGCATGCTTGATGACAAATCTATTTTGGCTCACGTTCGTGCCTCTAAGCCACCAAAGCCTGGTAATGAGCTATTGTTGGGTGAAAATGGTGAATTCTCAGCTGAGATGGTTGCACGTCATGATGCACTGTTTGAAATTCGCTTTAACAGCGATAAAACAGTACTAGAGATCCTTGATATCGTCGGTCACATGCCATTACCGCCTTACATTGATCGTCCTGATGAAGATGCAGATAAAGAGCGTTACCAAACGGTTTATAATGCAAAACCGGGCGCAGTAGCCGCACCAACGGCGGGTTTACATTTTGACGATAAGCTAATGGCTGATCTGAAAGCAAAAGGTGTAAACTTTGCGTTTGTAACCTTGCATGTTGGCGCAGGTACATTCCAGCCTGTACGTGTGGATGACATCAATGATCACCACATGCACTCGGAATATGTTGAAGTACCTGAAGAAGTGGTTGCTGCAGTTAATGAAACGCGTGCTAACGGTGGTCGTGTTATTGCTGTGGGTACAACATCTGTGCGTTCTTTAGAAAGTGCTGCACAAGATGCATTAAAGAAAGGTACTGAATTTAAGCCATTCTTTGGTGATACAGATATCTTTATTTTCCCTGGTTATCAGTTCCAGTTAGTGGATGCATTAATTACTAATTTCCACTTACCAGAATCAACTCTAATTATGTTAGTTAGCGCTTTTGCTGGCTATGAAAATACAATGAATGCTTACCATGAAGCAGTGGCAAATAAGTACCGCTTCTTCAGTTATGGTGATTCAATGTTCATTACTCGTAAAGACGCGTAA
- a CDS encoding hydrogen peroxide-inducible genes activator encodes MNKFPSLKQLHYLVTLSETRHFGEAAKKCFVSQSTLSSGIQNLEDLLDCQLIERDNKSLVFTSMGEEVVVRSRELLARSQDLIELSRSSGDGMEGPLRVGCIPTIAPFLLCDLVQEVNRLYPKLNLLLREDTTTNLLAALRNGEMDVLILALPVEINGMSSKVVGRDAFKMVISKNQAERVSVPLRYADLPDESVFLLEKEHCLTEHAVSACRLTTKEKINPFTATSLHTLVQMVANGLGTTFIPQMAIEHGILDNQNLVVIEPPGQAAFREIGLVWRPTSSRLKTFEKLAEIVETLL; translated from the coding sequence GCATTACCTAGTAACTTTATCGGAAACCCGTCACTTTGGCGAAGCGGCAAAAAAGTGTTTTGTGAGCCAATCGACACTTAGTTCAGGGATCCAAAACTTAGAAGATTTATTAGATTGTCAGCTAATAGAGCGTGACAATAAATCATTGGTATTCACCAGTATGGGCGAAGAAGTCGTGGTTCGCTCACGAGAATTGCTTGCACGCAGCCAAGATTTGATAGAACTATCTCGTTCTTCTGGTGATGGAATGGAAGGGCCGTTACGGGTGGGTTGTATTCCAACTATTGCCCCTTTCTTATTGTGCGATTTAGTGCAAGAAGTTAACCGACTGTATCCAAAACTTAACTTATTACTGCGAGAAGATACGACGACCAATTTGTTAGCGGCTTTGCGTAACGGTGAAATGGATGTATTGATCCTTGCGTTGCCAGTCGAAATTAATGGTATGAGTAGCAAAGTGGTGGGGCGTGATGCTTTTAAGATGGTGATAAGTAAAAACCAAGCTGAACGTGTATCAGTGCCGTTACGTTATGCTGACTTACCGGATGAATCGGTTTTTCTACTAGAGAAAGAGCATTGCTTAACCGAGCATGCTGTATCTGCGTGTCGATTAACGACCAAAGAAAAGATTAACCCTTTTACTGCAACCAGTCTTCATACCTTGGTACAAATGGTTGCTAATGGCCTAGGTACAACCTTTATTCCACAGATGGCGATTGAGCACGGGATTTTAGATAATCAAAATCTTGTGGTGATTGAGCCACCAGGCCAAGCGGCATTTCGTGAAATTGGCTTAGTATGGCGTCCAACATCAAGTCGATTAAAGACGTTTGAAAAGCTAGCTGAGATTGTTGAAACGCTACTTTAG
- a CDS encoding CBS domain-containing protein, with protein MFTVAYMMTPQPRTLSRNDTLLDAKEMMEKLSIRHIPITDHKNELIGLVSQRDILSAQDSNLKSIIENPLSSTLDVLLDRSMNTKVMSVDYRAGLKQAALYMQKHKIGCLPVVKEKKLIGIITDSDFVAIAITLIETLEEVDPIESDFETLDMLDE; from the coding sequence ATGTTCACAGTTGCTTATATGATGACACCCCAACCTCGAACCTTATCACGCAATGATACTTTGCTAGATGCAAAGGAAATGATGGAAAAACTATCTATCCGTCATATTCCTATTACTGACCATAAAAATGAATTGATAGGACTCGTTAGCCAGCGTGATATTCTTTCCGCCCAAGATTCAAATCTCAAATCCATTATCGAAAACCCGCTATCCTCAACTCTTGATGTCCTACTTGATCGTTCAATGAATACTAAAGTAATGAGTGTTGATTATCGTGCAGGATTAAAACAAGCCGCACTGTATATGCAAAAACATAAAATAGGCTGTTTACCTGTAGTAAAAGAGAAAAAGCTGATCGGTATTATCACAGATTCAGACTTTGTCGCGATTGCGATTACATTGATAGAAACACTGGAAGAAGTTGATCCCATCGAGTCTGATTTCGAAACACTCGACATGCTAGACGAATAA